A window of Castanea sativa cultivar Marrone di Chiusa Pesio chromosome 8, ASM4071231v1 genomic DNA:
AGAGAGAGGTGTAAAAGTGACCACCTATGGGAGAAGCACATGAAGCAGAAATGGGGCAGAGTAGTTGGTGCAGCTGCTTACAGGGATTGGCAATGTCATATTTCTTCTAAAACAGATTCAAACAATCTCAAGCAAGGCAAGCAGAAGGGCCTGATAAGGCTTCTATCTCTCAGCTGGCCTGTTTCATGGTTTAGATCCAAAGTTGATGATTGTAGCAAACAGAGAAGCTCTTTGCCGGTTGATTCAATCATGTCTTGGTATCTTGCTTTGGAAACTGGCAAGTTCTGGTTTCCTGCTCAGGTCTATAACCGTGAGGTATTGACTGTAGTTATATGTATTCAGCTGTGTATAAAGCTTTATTcagtttcaattttatattttggttgTTCTCTTTTGAACTAGTTGTGCTGTATTGCAGAATGGCCATGTTGGGTTTATGTTGTCATGCTATGATGCTGAACTTAGCTATGATCCCCGCACTGACACCTTCCAAGCCAGGTAATTGAACAGATAGCCCTTCTTTAGAACACGGATTTTTTGGTGGTTCTtagtattcaatttttttcatatataattttggacaATTGATGATAATAAGTGGTTATTTGATCTAGGTTTCCTAACTTTAGATGATCTTGTCTATTGCAGGTATCCACCTCATGGAAGGAGAGCAATTGCCATTGAGAAGGCCGTGCCATGGGAGAGGCTTAGAGCACCACCTGTTGAAACTACTCCTCATGATCTTCATAGCTCTGACTGTTTGAATGAGTTGTGCCCAGGTGATCACATTGAGATTCAGTGGAGAAGAAACAAAGAGTTCCCTTATGGTTAGTTTCTCACAGAAATTATGAGTATGGATATgatgaattttatctttatgAATATAGGGTAGCTActtgttttaattttctagatatttcttttccctGTTTGCTTtgctgtttttatttatttattattattattattattatttatataatttggaTTGGTGAGAGATGGAAAGAAGCACAGGAagagttttaaagaaacttCTAGGAATTAATGAATGTGATGTCCAGAAAGATGAATAGACATGTCATGTTACCCATATTctgaaggagagggagagagccagagagggaaaaaaagaaaaagacagtTCAACCTTATTCCTAtcaaagaaaagttgttcaatCATAGTCATCACAGTATTGTCTTTCGcaatgtttatcaaaaaaaaaagtattgtctttcacaaaaaattgtttacacctaattttttatattgttcaATCTAAATTGGTATGGAAAGtttcatcataaaaaaataaacttcttgTCAATCAGAGCTGCACAGAGAActgcttttaaatttaaattattcttCCTTGCATTTGGTGGTATGGTGTTGTATGGCACTTGGAATACATAACATAACCATCagatatttcaaaaatatatattaattacttGTAATAGTTCACTGTTTGATATGTGCCATATATGCTGCAGGTTGGTGGTATGGTATTGTAGGGCACTTGGAATCATGTGATGGAAATGAGCTTTACTGCCGTTGTCATATTAGTGGTGAGTTGATCTAATCCTTCTTTGCCATGCGTTAGAATTTGATACTCCATAATTTAGCTGTAACCGATCCAAACTTaccaaaattttcttctcaaagtataaagaagttttttagagttttatgtttatattttttggtatttgcaaGTTTACACACGTGCCTACTACCGGGTCTTGAATTCACGATGTTACCCTGAACCGTTTCTTACCGGGAGGATGTGTAGTTTGAGCTTATTAGATGGATTGGGgattaaaaatgtgtaaaagtttaagttaattttttaaaatgttttctaGAAGCCAATAACTTCTTTAAAAATGTGGATGACATGAATGTAAAGTTTACTTTCACAGACCACACCAGTTTTAGCAAGGTCCCTTTCTTG
This region includes:
- the LOC142607734 gene encoding F-box protein At2g32560, with amino-acid sequence MVLYFLITCFSFILFIKSLPLKPLPPWANEMRLLSFWFWKDLPSSFPISQLINSLSSFYLSLVPPYKMSLIKKSLSSKVENVEEETAEMSVLDLPELALERILEMLPPASLCTMAGVCTSLRERCKSDHLWEKHMKQKWGRVVGAAAYRDWQCHISSKTDSNNLKQGKQKGLIRLLSLSWPVSWFRSKVDDCSKQRSSLPVDSIMSWYLALETGKFWFPAQVYNRENGHVGFMLSCYDAELSYDPRTDTFQARYPPHGRRAIAIEKAVPWERLRAPPVETTPHDLHSSDCLNELCPGDHIEIQWRRNKEFPYGWWYGIVGHLESCDGNELYCRCHISDTVVLEFNQYTPGSRWRHTTINRKDHREEGNEADGFYGGIRKLKNKDEISTWKQLWPKETLE